Below is a window of Streptomyces spongiicola DNA.
CGCGGCGGAGGCGGTCGTACCGCTCCTGGTGCTCTGCCCGGGTCCCGTGGCTCATGTTGAAACGGGCCACGTTCATGCCGGCCTCGATGAGCGCTTTCAGCTGCTCATAGGAGTCGACGGCGGGGCCCAGCGTGCAGACGATTTTGGAACGGCGCATAGGGCGGATCCTATCGGTTTGTTTCTACGCGGAATATTCCGTCTGGTGGAATGTACAAATGGGCGCCGGGCTGCTCAGTCGTTGCCGTCTCGCGCCGCTTTCGCGAACCCTTTCCCAGATCCCTCAGGCTCCTCGATCGACGCCACCGCGGCCCGCGGCGACCAGCGCGAAGGTCTGCCCGGCGATCTCCAGTTCCTCGTCGGTCGGCACCACGGCGACCGCCACCCGCGCGCGGCCGGGCGAGATCAGCCGCGGCACGTCCGACCGTACGGCGTTGAGGTCCGCGTCCACCGCGATCCCCAGCCCCTCCAGGCCGGCGACGGCAGCCTCCCGCACCTGGGCGGAGTTCTCGCCGACCCCTGCCGTGAACACCACCGCGTCCACCCGTCCGAGCACCGCGTAGTACGCGCCGATGTACTTCTTCAGCCGGTGGACGTAGATCTCGAAGGCGAGCCGGGCGGGCTCGTCGCCGTCCTCGATCCGCCGCCGGATCTCCCTCATGTCGTTGTCGCCGCAGAGGCCGACCAGTCCGCTCCTCTTGTTCAGCAGCACGTCGACGTCGTCCACGGACATTCCGGCCACCCGCCTGAGGTGGAACGTGACCGCCGGGTCGACGTCACCGGACCGGGTACCCATGACGAGCCCCTCCAAGGGGGTGAGCCCCATCGACGTGTCCACGCAGCGCCCGCCCCGGACCGCGGACGCCGACGCCCCGTTGCCCAGATGCAGCACGATCACGTTCACCTGCTCCGGGGCCCGGCCCAGAAGCGCGGCGGCCCGGCGCGACACGAACGCGTGCGAGGTGCCGTGGAAGCCGTAGCGCCTGATCCGGTGCGCGTCGGCGGTCTCGACGTCGATCGCGTAGCGCGCCGCGTACTCCGGCATGGTGGTGTGGAACGCGGTGTCGAACACGGCGACCTGGGGCAGGTCGGGGCGGAGCGCCCGGGCCGTGCGGATGCCGGTGAGGTTGGCCGGGTTGTGCAGCGGGGCCAACGGGACCAGGCGCTCGATCTCCCCCAGCACCTCGTCGGTGATCACGGTGGGGGCGGAGAACCGCATCCCGCCGTGCACCACCCGGTGGCCGATCGCCGCCAGCCCGGGGGAGTCCAGGCCCAGCCCGTCGCGCGCCAGCTCCTCGGCGACGGCCTTCAGCGCGGCGGCGTGGTCCGGGACGGGGCCGCCGCGCTCCCGCCTTCCCGCCTCGCCGGCCGGCGGGGTGTGCGACACCCGGGAGGTCTCCTCCCCGATCCGCTCGACGAGCCCGGCGGCCAGCCGGGTGCCGTCCGCCATGTCGAGGAGCCGGTACTTCACCGACGAGGAGCCGGAGTTGAGGACCAGGACGCGGGTGGCGGTGGCGGGACCGGTCATGCGGTGGACTCCTGACCCTGGGACTGGATCGCGGTGATCGCGACCGTGTTGACGATGTCGCTGACGAGCGCGCCGCGCGAGAGGTCGTTGACGGGCTTGCGCAGACCCTGGAGCACCGGCCCCACGGCGACCGCGCCGGCCGAACGCTGCACGGCCTTGTAGGTGTTGTTGCCGGTGTTGAGGTCGGGGAAGACCAGGACGGTGGCGCGGCCCGCGACCTCCGAGTCCGGCAGCTTGGTCGCGGCGACCGAGGGCTCGACCGCGGCGTCGTACTGGATCGGCCCCTCGATCCGGAGTTCCGGGTGGCGCTCGCGCACCAGCTTGGTCGCCTCGCGCACCTTGTCCACGTCCGCGCCGGAGCCGGACGTGCCGGTGGAGTACGACAGCATCGCGATCCTCGGCTCGACACCGAACCGGGAGGCCGTCGCAGCCGACTGCACCGCGATGTCCGCCAGCTGCTCGGCGTCCGGGTCCGGGTTGACCGCGCAGTCGCCGTACACCAGCACCCGGTCGGCCAGGCACATGAAGAACACGGAGGAGACGATCGACGCCCCCGGCCTGGTCTTGATGATCTCGAAGGAGGGGCGGATCGTGGCGGCCGTGGAGTGGGCCGAGCCCGACACCATGCCGTCGGCCAGACCCTCGTGCACCATCAGCGTGCCGAAGTAGTTGACGTCCGAGACCACGTCGTAGGCCAGCTCCACCGTGGCGCCCCTGTGGGCGCGCAGCCGCGCGTACAGCTCGGCGAAGCGCTGCCGCAGCTCCGAGGAGGCGGGGTCGATCAGCTGGACCCCACCGAGGTCGATGCCGAGGTCGGCGGCCTTCTTGCGGATCACGTCGGTGTTCCCGAGCAGCGTCAGATCGCAGACGTCACGCCGCACCAGCACGTCCGCGGCGCGCAGCACCCGCTCCTCGGTGCCCTCCGGCAGCACCACCCGGCGGCGGTCGGCCCGCGCCTGCTCCAGCAGGTCGTGTTCGAACATCATCGGGGTGACCCGTCCCGTGCGGGCGACCTCCAGCCGCGCCAGCAGGCCCGCGGTGTCGACATGGCGCTCGAAGAGGCCGAGTGCCGTCTCGGCCTTGCGCGGGGTGGCCGCGTTCAACTTGCCTTCCAGCGAGAACAGTTCGGCCGCGGTGGGCCACGAACCGCCCGGCACGGAGATGACCGGGGTTCCCGGGGCGAGGCGGGACGCCAGGGTGAGGATCGAGTCCCCCGGGCGTTCGTCGAGGGTCAGCAGCAGACCGGCGATGGGCGGGGTGCCCGCGGAGTGGGCGGCCAGTGCGCCGACCACCAGATCGGCGCGGTCCCCGGGGGTGACCAGCATGCATCCCGGCTTAAGGGCGTTCAGCACGTTCGGCAGCATCGCGCCGCCGAAGACGAAGTCGAGCGCGTCACGGGCCAGCCCGGAGTCGTCCCCGAGCAGCACCGTGGCCCCCAGGGCCTGGCCGACCTGGGCGACCGTGGGCGCGGCCAGCGCCGGCTCGTCGGGGAGGACGTAGCAGGGGACGGGGAGCCGGGCCGAGAGGCGCCCGGCGATCTCGTCGCGGTCCTCGGCCGCCGCCCGGTTCACGATCATCGCGAGGACGTCGCAGCCCAGTACCCCGTAGGCGCGGTGGGCGTTGCGGGCCTCGGCCCGCACGGCCTCGGCCGGCTGGCCCTTGCCGCCGACGACGGCGATCACCGACGCGCCGAACTCGTTGGCCAGCCGGGCGTTGAGGGCCAGCTCGTCGGGGAGCTGGGTGGCGCGGAAGTCGGTCCCGAGCACCAGGACGACCTCGTAGTCGCGGGCCACCTCGTGGAAGCGGTCGACCAGCCGGGACACCAGCTCGTCGGTGCCCTTCTCGGCCTGCAGCGCCGCCGCCTCGTGGTACTCCATGCCGTACGCGGTCGCCGGGTCCTGGGTGAGCCGGTAGCGCACCCGCAGCAGATCGAACAGGCGATCGGGGCCGTCGTGGACCAGGGGCCGGAACACCCCCACGCGGTCCACCTGGCGGGTCAGGAGTTCCATGACTCCCAGGTCCACCACCTGGCGGCCGTCCCCGCGGTCGATCCCGGTCACGTACACGCTGCGCGTCACGCGTGCTCTCCTGTCCTGCTGGGCTGCTGCTGGGTCCTGCCGGGTCCTGCCGGGTCCTGCCGGGTCCTGCTGGGTCCTGCTGGCGTCCTGCCGGAGTCCTCCGGGCCGCGGTCGAGCGCGAGGTGCGGGCTGCGCTCAAGGGCTCAGGAAAACCCGATAGGGTGGCAATATCCCCTTGACAATACCTCTACGGCTGGGTTAGGCGCCCGCCGGGTCGCAGGCCGCCGGGCACCGCCGGACCGGCGTGTACCCGGACCCGCGTGTGAGAATCGAAACGAGGCTCACCGGTCCCACGAGCGAGCA
It encodes the following:
- a CDS encoding acetate kinase; translation: MTGPATATRVLVLNSGSSSVKYRLLDMADGTRLAAGLVERIGEETSRVSHTPPAGEAGRRERGGPVPDHAAALKAVAEELARDGLGLDSPGLAAIGHRVVHGGMRFSAPTVITDEVLGEIERLVPLAPLHNPANLTGIRTARALRPDLPQVAVFDTAFHTTMPEYAARYAIDVETADAHRIRRYGFHGTSHAFVSRRAAALLGRAPEQVNVIVLHLGNGASASAVRGGRCVDTSMGLTPLEGLVMGTRSGDVDPAVTFHLRRVAGMSVDDVDVLLNKRSGLVGLCGDNDMREIRRRIEDGDEPARLAFEIYVHRLKKYIGAYYAVLGRVDAVVFTAGVGENSAQVREAAVAGLEGLGIAVDADLNAVRSDVPRLISPGRARVAVAVVPTDEELEIAGQTFALVAAGRGGVDRGA
- the pta gene encoding phosphate acetyltransferase, which codes for MTRSVYVTGIDRGDGRQVVDLGVMELLTRQVDRVGVFRPLVHDGPDRLFDLLRVRYRLTQDPATAYGMEYHEAAALQAEKGTDELVSRLVDRFHEVARDYEVVLVLGTDFRATQLPDELALNARLANEFGASVIAVVGGKGQPAEAVRAEARNAHRAYGVLGCDVLAMIVNRAAAEDRDEIAGRLSARLPVPCYVLPDEPALAAPTVAQVGQALGATVLLGDDSGLARDALDFVFGGAMLPNVLNALKPGCMLVTPGDRADLVVGALAAHSAGTPPIAGLLLTLDERPGDSILTLASRLAPGTPVISVPGGSWPTAAELFSLEGKLNAATPRKAETALGLFERHVDTAGLLARLEVARTGRVTPMMFEHDLLEQARADRRRVVLPEGTEERVLRAADVLVRRDVCDLTLLGNTDVIRKKAADLGIDLGGVQLIDPASSELRQRFAELYARLRAHRGATVELAYDVVSDVNYFGTLMVHEGLADGMVSGSAHSTAATIRPSFEIIKTRPGASIVSSVFFMCLADRVLVYGDCAVNPDPDAEQLADIAVQSAATASRFGVEPRIAMLSYSTGTSGSGADVDKVREATKLVRERHPELRIEGPIQYDAAVEPSVAATKLPDSEVAGRATVLVFPDLNTGNNTYKAVQRSAGAVAVGPVLQGLRKPVNDLSRGALVSDIVNTVAITAIQSQGQESTA